GGCTAACGTCAGCAGTCGGATTAAATTCAGTCAATTGCCGCCAAAAAGGCACATGCCGCGTCCAAATCACGGGTGCGGGCCATTGGCGGCAACGACTGCAAAAACGCCTGGCCATAGGGCCGATTAACCAAACGGTTATCACAAATAACCAGTACGCCGCGATCGGTTTCATCGCGGATAAGCCGGCCAGCCCCCTGTTTCAGCGCAATCACCGCCTGGGGCAGCGAAATTTCCAGGAAGGGATCGCCTCCTCTGGCCTCAACGCGGCTCGCGCGTGCTTTATAGAGACTGTCATCGGGCGAGGCAAAGGGCAGCTTATCGATAATCACACACGACAATAGCTTGCCACGCACGTCTACCCCTTCCCAAAAGCTGCCGGTGCCAAGCAGCACGGCTTCACCCAATTGCCTGAATTTGGATAGCAATTGCTGCTTTCCCCCCTGCCCCTGCACCAACAGCGGATAGTGGCAGCGGCCGACCAGAGCGCGCGCCACCGCCTCCATCATCCGGTGGCTGGTAAAAAGGATAAAAGTGCGCCCCTTGGCGGCTTTAATCAGCTTTAAGCACACCTCCGTAAGCTGGCGCACCATGGCATCCTGATTGACCACACTGCCAAGACGGCGGGGCACACATAACAGGGATTGCCTTGGATAATCAAAGGGACTGTCCAGCAGCACCTCTTTGCAGATGGCTGATTTGGCACTGACAGCTTTGGATTGAGTGCGAAGGGACTTAGCACGGTCGACTGTTGAAGGTGGTGCAGCAGTCAGCCCAAGCTCCCGGGTAAAATACTGAAGACTTCGTTCAACCTGCAGGGTAGCCGAAGTGAACACCCAGGCGGTATCGGCACCAAAGAGTGCGCTGCAGGCCTTGGCGATATCGATGGGGGAAATGCGCAGCATCAGGTGGCGCTCACCGATATCGATGCCATAGGCTGAGCCCGGATCATCACAGTCCACAAATCGTTCAAGCTTGTGCTTGAGCTCCGGCAGCTTGACGGCAAAATCATCGAGCGGCTCGCTGCGGCCAACATTGGCAAGCAGCAAGGCTTCAAGCGCGGATAACTCAGCAAGCAGCTCGCCTGCCGCCATCGCCGCCGCCTTATCTTTAAGCAGCTGCCTGAAATCACTGCTGCCTGCATCCACCAGGCAATTTTGCCAGGCATCCAACTTTACCCGGGCGCGCTGTGGCAGCAACTTAAGCCCCTGGGTATCACCAAGCTCCCCTTCTGTGAGCCGCTCTATACCATCAAGCAGACGGCGCAAACTGCCGGTGGAAAGCTGCGAGCCGAAGTACTGGACAGCGATATCCGGCAGCAGATGCGCTTCATCGAAAATCACCGCATCCACATCGGGCAAAAGCTCTGCAAAGCCAGTGTCCTTCAAAACCCTGTCAGCAAAAAACAGGTGATGGTTCACCACAATCAAGCGGGCATTCATGGCGCGGGCGCGGGCTTTGCGGGTAAAACAGTCCTCATAAAAGGCACAGCGCTGGCCGGTGCAACTATCCTGGGTGCTGGCCACCAGACTGATGGCGCGGGCATCTTCAGCAACTCCGGTGAGGTTGCCAAGGTCACCATCTTCGGTGGTTTGCGCAAACTGATTGAGCTTAAGTAAATCATCCAACAGCTTCTCGTCGTGACTGAAAGCGGCATCCATCTGCGCCGCCATCAGCCGCTGGCACAAATAGTTACTTCGGCCTTTTAACAGGCTGACCGGCACCTTGAGCTTAAGCATCTCAAGCAGTGCGGGCAGGTCTTTATAAAAGAGCTGCTCCTGCAAATTTTTACTGCCAGTACTGATAATCACCTGCTTACCACTTAAGAGCGCAGGCACAAGATAGGCAAAGGTTTTTCCAACCCCTGTACCGGCCTCAAGCACCAGCTTATGGGTGTTAATCAAGCAGGATGCCACTTCCTCAGCCATCTGCTGCTGCACCTCACGGCGCCGATACCCCCGAATAAAACGCGACAACAGCCCACCCTCATCGAAGACGGCCTGGGTGCGTACTATCAGGTTGTTGGCTGCGGACTTGGAAGACAAACTTGCTCCGGCAATTGGGTCATTAACCTTTTGGTTTTGTGCATTATGCCGATTTCACTGCCCGTCACAAGGGCAGCATAGAACACGCTTCAAATCAGACCTATATCACATGAATATTCATGCAAAGCTGAACTTTTTTAATATTGACAAAAAACGGCCTTGCAAAGCGCCCGGAAAGCCATTAGTGTAAAAAGCGTCCGATAAATTCGGCCAAACAGCAAATGTAACGAGCGCACGGCGCCAGACACAGGATTAACGACACATGTTCCAGCTTTCGACTGCCAAGCACCATCACCACCATCATAAGCGGTAGCCTTCGGAAGCTCACTGCCGAAGGTGCATTCCTTCTGGCGGTCATGATCTAAAGTTTCAGGACAACCCCCGGAAGGAATTCCGGGGGTTTTTCTTTGCACCAAAGTTTTTGATTTTAAACATTACTTTAGATACCAGGATATTTCGCCATGACTGCCAGACTGAGAATCGCCATCCAAAAATCCGGACGTTTGTCCACCGAGTCCCAGCAGCTGCTGAAAAGCTGTGGGGTAAAATTCAATGTGAATGAACAGCGACTTATCGCCCATGCCGACAATATGCCGGTAGATATTTTACGGGTGCGGGATGATGACATCCCCGGGCTGGTAATGGACGGTGTAGTCGATTTGGGCATTGTCGGCGAAAACGTGCTGGAAGAAGAGCAGCTTGAGCGCGAGTGCCTCGGCAACGCCTCCGATGTCGTTAAGCTCAGACAACTGGACTTCGGTGCCTGTCGCCTGTCACTCGCCGTACCAACGGAATTTGTCTATGGCGACGCAAGCTCACTGGAAGGCCTCAGGATAGCTACCTCCTACCCCAACCTGCTTCGACGATTTATGCAAAATAAGGGCATATCCTATCAAGACTGCCAATTAAAAGGCTCAGTGGAAGTTGCTCCGCGCGCAGGCCTTGCCGATGGCATTTGCGATCTGGTGTCTACCGGCGCCACCCTCGAAGCCAACGGCCTGTATGAAACCGAAGTTATTTTCCGCTCCATGGCCTGTATCATTCAATCCACCACGCCACAAAGCGACGCTAAACAGGCGCTTATCAATAAAATCCTCTCCCGGGTCAATGGTGTTATCCGCGCCCGTGAGAGC
The window above is part of the Shewanella litorisediminis genome. Proteins encoded here:
- a CDS encoding ATP-dependent DNA helicase, with the protein product MSSKSAANNLIVRTQAVFDEGGLLSRFIRGYRRREVQQQMAEEVASCLINTHKLVLEAGTGVGKTFAYLVPALLSGKQVIISTGSKNLQEQLFYKDLPALLEMLKLKVPVSLLKGRSNYLCQRLMAAQMDAAFSHDEKLLDDLLKLNQFAQTTEDGDLGNLTGVAEDARAISLVASTQDSCTGQRCAFYEDCFTRKARARAMNARLIVVNHHLFFADRVLKDTGFAELLPDVDAVIFDEAHLLPDIAVQYFGSQLSTGSLRRLLDGIERLTEGELGDTQGLKLLPQRARVKLDAWQNCLVDAGSSDFRQLLKDKAAAMAAGELLAELSALEALLLANVGRSEPLDDFAVKLPELKHKLERFVDCDDPGSAYGIDIGERHLMLRISPIDIAKACSALFGADTAWVFTSATLQVERSLQYFTRELGLTAAPPSTVDRAKSLRTQSKAVSAKSAICKEVLLDSPFDYPRQSLLCVPRRLGSVVNQDAMVRQLTEVCLKLIKAAKGRTFILFTSHRMMEAVARALVGRCHYPLLVQGQGGKQQLLSKFRQLGEAVLLGTGSFWEGVDVRGKLLSCVIIDKLPFASPDDSLYKARASRVEARGGDPFLEISLPQAVIALKQGAGRLIRDETDRGVLVICDNRLVNRPYGQAFLQSLPPMARTRDLDAACAFLAAID
- the hisG gene encoding ATP phosphoribosyltransferase, with translation MTARLRIAIQKSGRLSTESQQLLKSCGVKFNVNEQRLIAHADNMPVDILRVRDDDIPGLVMDGVVDLGIVGENVLEEEQLERECLGNASDVVKLRQLDFGACRLSLAVPTEFVYGDASSLEGLRIATSYPNLLRRFMQNKGISYQDCQLKGSVEVAPRAGLADGICDLVSTGATLEANGLYETEVIFRSMACIIQSTTPQSDAKQALINKILSRVNGVIRARESKYILLHAPTETLEQIVALLPGAENPTVLPLNDETNRVAIHAVSTEDLFWDTMEELTALGASSILVMPIEKMMG